A window of the Streptomyces formicae genome harbors these coding sequences:
- a CDS encoding DUF6879 family protein — protein MSLSVPTWPELLGSATRSAVHLEMRDTYAVDYEKGPFAEWRAGFRHDPADRASWWRPWLDLIQETVSRGVLVRRARIVSEPVSEYTRFLYDGTFTNIAAGEQIRWLPRRRASDIQLPGNDFWLIDGRLIRWNHFTGEGASAGGEISEDPAAAKLCADAFEAVWERAVPHNEYKIC, from the coding sequence ATGTCCTTGAGCGTTCCGACGTGGCCTGAACTCCTCGGTTCCGCGACGCGCTCAGCCGTCCACCTGGAGATGCGCGACACCTACGCCGTTGACTACGAGAAGGGCCCGTTCGCCGAATGGCGGGCGGGGTTCCGCCACGACCCGGCGGACCGTGCGTCCTGGTGGCGGCCGTGGCTCGACCTGATCCAGGAGACCGTAAGCCGCGGCGTCCTGGTCCGCCGGGCCCGCATCGTGTCCGAACCGGTCAGCGAGTACACCCGATTCCTGTACGACGGCACGTTCACCAACATCGCGGCCGGCGAACAGATCCGGTGGCTGCCGCGCCGCCGCGCCTCGGACATCCAGCTCCCGGGCAACGACTTCTGGCTCATCGACGGCCGACTGATCCGGTGGAACCACTTCACCGGCGAGGGCGCCTCGGCCGGCGGAGAGATCAGTGAGGACCCAGCCGCGGCGAAGCTGTGCGCCGACGCGTTCGAGGCGGTGTGGGAGCGCGCTGTCCCGCACAACGAATACAAGATCTGCTAG
- a CDS encoding helix-turn-helix domain-containing protein gives MPISPSSSAQAAREAVAQRLKELRADTGLTGPELAAHCGWSHPKTYRIEGARTPPSADDIRRWCQACGVPGQADDIIAQSRTAESMYVDWRRKVRTGLKQLQNSYVPLFKATELFRVYSPTMVPGLIQTEGYARGLMTSITRFRDIPNDVADAVTARLERSRIIHQPGHRFTMVIEEAVLHYQLGDSDAMAAQLGYLLTVGALPQVSLGIIPSATAERPMWPQELFHVYDDTLVSVELLAARVQVTQPSEIATYVKAFEELRSMAVYGADARILITKAIDALH, from the coding sequence ATGCCCATCTCCCCGTCCTCGTCGGCCCAGGCAGCCCGCGAAGCCGTCGCGCAGCGCCTGAAAGAACTCCGTGCCGATACGGGGCTCACCGGACCTGAGCTGGCCGCACACTGCGGCTGGTCCCATCCCAAGACGTACCGGATAGAGGGCGCCCGTACCCCGCCGTCAGCCGACGACATCCGCCGATGGTGCCAGGCATGCGGTGTACCCGGGCAGGCCGACGACATCATCGCCCAGTCCCGCACCGCCGAATCGATGTACGTGGATTGGCGGCGCAAGGTCCGCACCGGGCTGAAGCAGCTGCAGAACAGCTACGTGCCGCTGTTCAAAGCGACGGAGCTGTTCCGGGTCTACTCACCCACCATGGTCCCCGGCCTGATCCAGACCGAGGGCTACGCGCGCGGGCTGATGACCTCTATCACCCGCTTCCGGGACATCCCCAACGACGTCGCCGACGCAGTCACCGCGCGGCTTGAACGGTCCCGGATCATTCACCAGCCGGGGCACCGGTTCACCATGGTCATCGAGGAGGCAGTGCTCCACTACCAGCTGGGGGACAGCGACGCGATGGCCGCGCAGCTCGGCTACCTACTGACCGTCGGCGCTCTCCCGCAGGTGTCGCTGGGCATCATCCCCAGCGCGACCGCGGAGCGCCCCATGTGGCCACAGGAGCTGTTCCACGTGTACGACGACACGCTCGTCTCCGTCGAGCTGCTCGCGGCCCGCGTCCAGGTCACTCAGCCGTCCGAGATTGCTACCTATGTGAAGGCGTTCGAGGAGCTGAGGAGCATGGCCGTGTACGGGGCCGACGCGCGGATACTCATCACCAAGGCGATCGACGCCCTGCACTGA